A window from Dunckerocampus dactyliophorus isolate RoL2022-P2 chromosome 15, RoL_Ddac_1.1, whole genome shotgun sequence encodes these proteins:
- the mkln1 gene encoding muskelin isoform X1 yields the protein MAVVPESRVLTFSVFKWSSYSSTYLPENILVDKPNDQSSRWSSESNYPPQFLVLKLERPAIVQSITFGKYEKTHVCNLKKFKVFGGMSEENMTELLSSGLKNDYNKETFTLKHKIDEQMFPCRFVKIVPLMSWGPSFNFSIWYIELHGIEDPDVVQPCLNWYSKYREQEAIRLCLKHFRQHNYTEAFESLQKKTRIALEHPMLTHLHDRLVLQGDFDACEDLIDKAVRDGLFNQYISQQEYKPRWSQIIPKCNKGTSAQEITRDDINSDGDDNRPGMRGGHQMVIDVQTETVYLFGGWDGTQDLADFWAYSVQENQWVCISRDTEKESGPSARSCHKMCIDSQRRQIYTLGRYLDSSVRNSKSLKSDFYRYDIDVNTWTLLSEDTSADGGPKLVFDHQMCMDSEKHMIYTFGGRILTCNGSVEDSRTSEPQFSGLYAYHCQAGTWSLLREDSCNAGPEDIQSRIGHCMLFHTRNRCLYVFGGQRSKTYLNDFFSYDVDGDHVEIISDGTKKDSGMVPMTGFTQRATIDPELNEIHVLSGLSKDKDKREENVRNSFWIYDIARNNWSCVYKNDQAVKENPSKVLQEEEPCPRFAHQLVYDEMHKVHYLFGGNPGKSCSPKMRLDDFWSLKLCRPSKEYLLRHCRYLIRKYRFEEKAQSEPLSALKYLQDDLSLTVDHTDPEETKEFQLLPSALFKSSNDFIPLGFSDIDQTYAQRTQLFDTLVNFFPDSMTPPKGNLVDLITL from the exons ATGGCTGTCGTTCCAGAGAGCAGGGTTCTTACTTTCAGCGTTTTTAAATGGAGCTCTTACTCCTCTACGTATTTACCCGA GAATATTTTGGTGGACAAACCGAATGATCAGTCCTCCCGGTGGTCTTCGGAGAGCAACTACCCTCCACAG TTTTTAGTCTTGAAACTGGAAAGGCCGGCAATTGTTCAAAGCATCACCTTTGGGAAATATGAGAAGACACACGTCTGCAACCTGAAGAAATTCAAAGTGTTTGGCGGGATGAGTGAAGAAAACATGACAGAGCTTTTGTCCAG TGGCCTTAAGAATGACTACAACAAGGAAACGTTCACCTTAAAGCACAAGATTGATGAGCAGATGTTTCCCTGCAGATTTGTCAAAATAG TGCCTCTGATGTCATGGGGTCCGAGTTTCAACTTCAGCATCTGGTATATTGAGCTGCATGGCATCGAAGATCCAGATGTAGTGCAGCCTTGCCTTAACTGGTACAGCAAG TACAGGGAACAGGAAGCCATCCGCCTTTGCCTCAAACACTTCCGTCAACATAACTACACAGAGGCCTTCGAGTCGCTGCAGAAGAAGACTCGGATAGCACTTGAACACCCTATGCTTACCCACCTACACGACCGACTAGTTCTGCAAGGAGACTTCGACGCCTGTGAGGACCTTATCGACAAAGCCGTAAGAG ACGGTTTGTTTAACCAGTATATCAGCCAGCAGGAGTACAAGCCCAGGTGGAGTCAGATCATTCCCAAATGCAACAAAGGTACAAGCGCTCAAGAAATCACGAGGGACGACATAAACA GTGACGGTGACGACAACAGGCCAGGGATGAGGGGAGGACATCAAATGGTTATTGACGTTCAGACTG AGACTGTATACCTCTTCGGGGGCTGGGATGGCACACAGGACCTTGCTGACTTCTGGGCTTACAGTGTTCAGGAAAATCAGTGGGTCTGCATCTCCAGGGACACCGAGAAAGAG AGCGGTCCGAGCGCTCGCTCCTGCCATAAGATGTGCATTGACTCCCAGCGGCGTCAGATCTACACTTTAGGCCGCTACCTCGACTCCAGCGTCAGGAACAGCAAATCACTGAAAAGCGACTTCTACCGCTACGACATCGACGTCAACACCTGGACGCTCCTCAGCGAGGACACGTCAGCGGACGGAGGGCCAAAACTGGTGTTCGACCACCAG ATGTGCATGGACTCAGAAAAGCACATGATCTACACGTTTGGCGGGCGGATACTGACATGTAACGGCAGCGTGGAGGACAGCCGCACATCTGAGCCCCAATTCAGCGGCCTCTATGCCTACCACTGCCAAGCCGGCACATGGAGCCTCCTGCGGGAAGACTCATGCAACGCCGGCCCAGAGGACATCCAGTCCCGTATTGGACACTGCATGCTCTTCCACACT AGAAACCGCTGCCTTTATGTGTTTGGCGGTCAGAGATCAAAGACCTATCTCAATGATTTCTTCAGCTATGATGTCGATGGAGACCATGTGGAGATCATATCTGATGGCACAAAGAAGGACTCGGGCATGG tgccaatgacaggctTTACCCAGAGAGCCACCATCGACCCCGAGCTCAACGAGATCCATGTCCTGTCGGGCCTCAGTAAAGACAAAGATAAACGTGAGGAGAACGTTCGTAACTCCTTCTGGATTTACGACATCGCCCGTAACAACTG GTCTTGTGTGTACAAGAACGACCAAGCGGTGAAAGAAAACCCCAGCAAGGTCTTGCAGGAGGAGGAGCCGTGTCCGCGCTTTGCACACCAGCTGGTCTACGATGAGATGCACAAG GTGCATTACTTGTTTGGCGGGAACCCAGGGAAGTCTTGCTCTCCGAAGATGCGCCTTGATGACTTCTGGTCACTCAAACTGTGTCGGCCCTCCAAGGAGTACCTCCTCCGCCACTGCAGATATCTCATCAGGAAGTACAG GTTTGAAGAGAAAGCCCAATCCGAGCCACTAAGCGCGCTCAAATACTTGCAGGATGACCTGTCGCTCACCGTGGACCACACAGACCCTGAGGAGACCAAAGAG TTCCAGCTCCTGCCCTCAGCTCTGTTCAAGTCCAGCAATGATTTCATCCCTCTTG
- the mkln1 gene encoding muskelin isoform X2: MAVVPESRVLTFSVFKWSSYSSTYLPENILVDKPNDQSSRWSSESNYPPQFLVLKLERPAIVQSITFGKYEKTHVCNLKKFKVFGGMSEENMTELLSSGLKNDYNKETFTLKHKIDEQMFPCRFVKIVPLMSWGPSFNFSIWYIELHGIEDPDVVQPCLNWYSKYREQEAIRLCLKHFRQHNYTEAFESLQKKTRIALEHPMLTHLHDRLVLQGDFDACEDLIDKAVRDGLFNQYISQQEYKPRWSQIIPKCNKGDGDDNRPGMRGGHQMVIDVQTETVYLFGGWDGTQDLADFWAYSVQENQWVCISRDTEKESGPSARSCHKMCIDSQRRQIYTLGRYLDSSVRNSKSLKSDFYRYDIDVNTWTLLSEDTSADGGPKLVFDHQMCMDSEKHMIYTFGGRILTCNGSVEDSRTSEPQFSGLYAYHCQAGTWSLLREDSCNAGPEDIQSRIGHCMLFHTRNRCLYVFGGQRSKTYLNDFFSYDVDGDHVEIISDGTKKDSGMVPMTGFTQRATIDPELNEIHVLSGLSKDKDKREENVRNSFWIYDIARNNWSCVYKNDQAVKENPSKVLQEEEPCPRFAHQLVYDEMHKVHYLFGGNPGKSCSPKMRLDDFWSLKLCRPSKEYLLRHCRYLIRKYRFEEKAQSEPLSALKYLQDDLSLTVDHTDPEETKEFQLLPSALFKSSNDFIPLGFSDIDQTYAQRTQLFDTLVNFFPDSMTPPKGNLVDLITL, translated from the exons ATGGCTGTCGTTCCAGAGAGCAGGGTTCTTACTTTCAGCGTTTTTAAATGGAGCTCTTACTCCTCTACGTATTTACCCGA GAATATTTTGGTGGACAAACCGAATGATCAGTCCTCCCGGTGGTCTTCGGAGAGCAACTACCCTCCACAG TTTTTAGTCTTGAAACTGGAAAGGCCGGCAATTGTTCAAAGCATCACCTTTGGGAAATATGAGAAGACACACGTCTGCAACCTGAAGAAATTCAAAGTGTTTGGCGGGATGAGTGAAGAAAACATGACAGAGCTTTTGTCCAG TGGCCTTAAGAATGACTACAACAAGGAAACGTTCACCTTAAAGCACAAGATTGATGAGCAGATGTTTCCCTGCAGATTTGTCAAAATAG TGCCTCTGATGTCATGGGGTCCGAGTTTCAACTTCAGCATCTGGTATATTGAGCTGCATGGCATCGAAGATCCAGATGTAGTGCAGCCTTGCCTTAACTGGTACAGCAAG TACAGGGAACAGGAAGCCATCCGCCTTTGCCTCAAACACTTCCGTCAACATAACTACACAGAGGCCTTCGAGTCGCTGCAGAAGAAGACTCGGATAGCACTTGAACACCCTATGCTTACCCACCTACACGACCGACTAGTTCTGCAAGGAGACTTCGACGCCTGTGAGGACCTTATCGACAAAGCCGTAAGAG ACGGTTTGTTTAACCAGTATATCAGCCAGCAGGAGTACAAGCCCAGGTGGAGTCAGATCATTCCCAAATGCAACAAAG GTGACGGTGACGACAACAGGCCAGGGATGAGGGGAGGACATCAAATGGTTATTGACGTTCAGACTG AGACTGTATACCTCTTCGGGGGCTGGGATGGCACACAGGACCTTGCTGACTTCTGGGCTTACAGTGTTCAGGAAAATCAGTGGGTCTGCATCTCCAGGGACACCGAGAAAGAG AGCGGTCCGAGCGCTCGCTCCTGCCATAAGATGTGCATTGACTCCCAGCGGCGTCAGATCTACACTTTAGGCCGCTACCTCGACTCCAGCGTCAGGAACAGCAAATCACTGAAAAGCGACTTCTACCGCTACGACATCGACGTCAACACCTGGACGCTCCTCAGCGAGGACACGTCAGCGGACGGAGGGCCAAAACTGGTGTTCGACCACCAG ATGTGCATGGACTCAGAAAAGCACATGATCTACACGTTTGGCGGGCGGATACTGACATGTAACGGCAGCGTGGAGGACAGCCGCACATCTGAGCCCCAATTCAGCGGCCTCTATGCCTACCACTGCCAAGCCGGCACATGGAGCCTCCTGCGGGAAGACTCATGCAACGCCGGCCCAGAGGACATCCAGTCCCGTATTGGACACTGCATGCTCTTCCACACT AGAAACCGCTGCCTTTATGTGTTTGGCGGTCAGAGATCAAAGACCTATCTCAATGATTTCTTCAGCTATGATGTCGATGGAGACCATGTGGAGATCATATCTGATGGCACAAAGAAGGACTCGGGCATGG tgccaatgacaggctTTACCCAGAGAGCCACCATCGACCCCGAGCTCAACGAGATCCATGTCCTGTCGGGCCTCAGTAAAGACAAAGATAAACGTGAGGAGAACGTTCGTAACTCCTTCTGGATTTACGACATCGCCCGTAACAACTG GTCTTGTGTGTACAAGAACGACCAAGCGGTGAAAGAAAACCCCAGCAAGGTCTTGCAGGAGGAGGAGCCGTGTCCGCGCTTTGCACACCAGCTGGTCTACGATGAGATGCACAAG GTGCATTACTTGTTTGGCGGGAACCCAGGGAAGTCTTGCTCTCCGAAGATGCGCCTTGATGACTTCTGGTCACTCAAACTGTGTCGGCCCTCCAAGGAGTACCTCCTCCGCCACTGCAGATATCTCATCAGGAAGTACAG GTTTGAAGAGAAAGCCCAATCCGAGCCACTAAGCGCGCTCAAATACTTGCAGGATGACCTGTCGCTCACCGTGGACCACACAGACCCTGAGGAGACCAAAGAG TTCCAGCTCCTGCCCTCAGCTCTGTTCAAGTCCAGCAATGATTTCATCCCTCTTG